In the Chroococcidiopsis sp. SAG 2025 genome, one interval contains:
- a CDS encoding tyrosine-type recombinase/integrase, producing the protein MARVSDATKKPHEINPGSRSLSQSVSQSQQKKKAAKGTVVVQIFKERLRLVWSYAGKRYFLYLGLPDSKTNRIVADQKARQIEGDMATGNFDPTLKKYKFEAVLKQSQISAVALFEQFTESKAKYLAAPTLAKYAAIIAYFKQCFGDNPASAIAEVDAETFTDWLLTQIEPITAKDRLALIKACWRWGIEQDLVESNPWKEMSKRIKPAPKQPPKPFSREEMGAIVHAFRSDRYYHHYADYVEFLFGTGCRTGEAIGLKWKHVSHDCSTVWIGESLSRKVRKSTKTNRARTIALTPKLQAILLAKRSAEFDPEGLVFTAPKGGAIDDNNFRNRAWKTVLTRLEIDYRKPYTTRHTLVSHALDLGMNPVMVAQLTGHDVQVLFKNYAGNVNSRPRLPEL; encoded by the coding sequence ATGGCAAGGGTTTCGGACGCTACGAAGAAACCACATGAGATAAACCCAGGTTCTCGATCTTTATCTCAATCTGTATCTCAATCTCAACAAAAGAAGAAAGCAGCTAAGGGGACAGTTGTAGTTCAGATATTCAAGGAACGTCTGCGTTTAGTGTGGAGCTACGCCGGAAAGCGTTACTTTCTCTACTTGGGGCTACCTGATAGTAAAACGAACCGAATCGTAGCTGACCAAAAAGCTAGACAGATAGAAGGGGACATGGCTACGGGTAATTTTGACCCAACCCTGAAAAAGTACAAATTTGAGGCCGTACTGAAGCAAAGCCAGATATCAGCAGTTGCTCTGTTTGAGCAGTTTACAGAGAGTAAAGCGAAGTATTTAGCAGCTCCAACTCTAGCCAAATATGCCGCGATTATTGCATATTTTAAGCAGTGCTTTGGAGACAATCCTGCAAGTGCGATCGCAGAGGTTGATGCAGAAACCTTCACTGACTGGCTGTTAACTCAGATCGAACCAATTACAGCAAAAGATAGATTAGCTCTAATTAAGGCTTGCTGGCGATGGGGAATCGAGCAAGATCTAGTTGAATCTAATCCTTGGAAAGAAATGTCCAAGCGCATCAAGCCCGCACCAAAGCAACCGCCTAAGCCTTTCAGCCGTGAAGAGATGGGGGCGATCGTTCATGCTTTCAGAAGCGATCGCTACTACCATCACTATGCTGACTACGTAGAGTTTTTATTTGGAACAGGTTGCCGCACAGGTGAAGCAATTGGATTGAAATGGAAACACGTTAGTCATGATTGCTCAACTGTATGGATTGGTGAAAGCTTGAGTCGCAAGGTGAGAAAGTCCACCAAAACCAATCGCGCCAGAACGATCGCCCTAACACCCAAGCTACAAGCAATATTACTAGCTAAACGATCTGCTGAATTTGACCCAGAGGGATTGGTTTTTACTGCCCCCAAAGGAGGAGCGATTGATGATAACAATTTCAGGAATCGTGCTTGGAAAACAGTACTTACTCGTTTAGAAATTGACTATCGCAAACCTTACACTACACGTCACACTCTCGTTAGCCATGCTTTAGATCTAGGAATGAACCCAGTTATGGTTGCTCAACTGACAGGACATGACGTGCAGGTGCTGTTCAAGAACTACGCTGGCAACGTCAACTCTAGACCTCGGCTACCAGAACTTTGA
- a CDS encoding filamentous hemagglutinin N-terminal domain-containing protein, with protein MIQKYWMSRLGSLAASVTLCLVASLPISAQIVPDTTLPNNSQVEAIDKERVITGGTQAGGNLFHSFERFSLPTGNTAYFNSAQNLQNIFSRVTGGSISNIDGIIRANGTANLFLLNPNGMIFGANARLNIGGSFVGSTASSLKFADGTQFSAKAAQNKPLLTISVPIGLNFQGNPSSIRVQNVGHNLGGIGNVPVSRNNSSNASLSVKPGRTLALVGGEIDLEGGLLTTAGGRIELGSVENGTAALDLTNSRLSVQYQNTSKFRDLRLSKRSLLDVSGNPSGAIHLQGQRITLSNGSVILSQNQGRQPSGNISVNATDSVEISGTDPEARILGSLWNET; from the coding sequence ATGATTCAGAAATATTGGATGAGCAGATTGGGATCGCTCGCAGCAAGTGTAACGCTCTGCCTTGTTGCTTCACTGCCAATCTCCGCTCAAATTGTTCCAGATACTACGCTACCAAATAATTCTCAAGTTGAGGCTATTGACAAAGAGCGGGTAATTACTGGAGGCACTCAAGCAGGTGGCAACTTATTTCATAGTTTCGAGCGATTTTCTCTCCCTACTGGCAATACTGCCTACTTCAATTCTGCTCAAAATCTTCAGAACATTTTTAGCAGAGTCACGGGTGGCTCAATTTCTAATATTGATGGCATCATCCGCGCCAACGGTACTGCTAATCTATTTTTGCTCAATCCTAACGGAATGATTTTTGGTGCCAATGCACGATTAAATATTGGTGGCTCTTTTGTTGGCAGTACGGCGAGTAGCTTAAAGTTTGCGGATGGAACCCAATTTAGTGCTAAAGCAGCTCAAAATAAACCCCTATTAACTATCAGCGTACCAATTGGATTAAATTTTCAAGGTAATCCAAGTTCAATTCGCGTCCAGAATGTCGGTCACAATCTTGGCGGAATTGGTAACGTACCAGTGAGTAGGAACAATAGCTCGAATGCTAGTTTGAGTGTCAAACCAGGTAGAACACTGGCATTGGTAGGAGGAGAGATTGACTTAGAAGGGGGTCTGCTAACGACGGCAGGGGGCCGAATTGAATTAGGCAGTGTCGAAAATGGAACTGCCGCTCTCGACCTCACTAACTCGCGATTGAGCGTGCAGTATCAAAATACTTCAAAATTCCGAGATCTTCGGCTCTCAAAACGCTCTTTATTAGATGTTAGCGGTAACCCAAGTGGCGCGATTCATCTACAAGGTCAGCGGATAACACTGAGCAATGGTTCTGTAATCTTGTCACAGAATCAAGGCAGACAACCATCTGGAAATATTAGTGTCAATGCAACTGATTCGGTGGAAATCAGCGGTACAGATCCAGAAGCCAGAATTCTCGGCAGTTTGTGGAATGAAACTTGA
- a CDS encoding Uma2 family endonuclease — translation MTAITLNLEPVIHLTDEQFYQLCQANRDVRFERTAEGELIVMPPTGGETGDRNSEMNFQLRAWNKQTRLGKVFDSSTGFKLPNGVDRSPDAAWVRLERWEALTPEQRQKFPPLAPDFAIELRSATDELKPLQAKMQEYRDNGVRLGWLLDPQRQIVEIYRIGIDVEVIQSPTTLSGEDVLPGFVMDLSEIV, via the coding sequence ATGACAGCAATTACTTTAAACTTAGAACCAGTAATCCATTTAACTGACGAGCAGTTTTATCAACTGTGTCAAGCAAATCGCGATGTCAGATTTGAGCGCACGGCAGAAGGTGAACTAATTGTTATGCCACCAACAGGAGGAGAAACAGGCGATCGTAACTCGGAGATGAATTTTCAACTGCGAGCTTGGAACAAGCAAACTCGCTTAGGAAAAGTATTTGATTCCTCTACGGGATTCAAACTGCCCAATGGCGTAGATCGTTCTCCCGATGCTGCTTGGGTCAGATTAGAGCGATGGGAAGCTCTCACGCCAGAACAACGCCAGAAATTTCCGCCTCTAGCACCCGATTTCGCGATCGAGCTGCGTTCTGCTACTGACGAACTCAAGCCATTACAGGCAAAAATGCAGGAGTACCGCGATAATGGAGTTCGTTTAGGTTGGCTGCTCGATCCCCAAAGACAAATTGTAGAAATTTATCGCATTGGGATAGATGTAGAGGTAATACAGTCGCCTACGACTTTATCAGGGGAAGATGTACTGCCTGGTTTTGTTATGGACTTGAGCGAGATTGTCTAA
- a CDS encoding FkbM family methyltransferase yields MKAINTKFTRQFLSTIGLYQPIRAIYRHFEHRQEVAFYSKLLEPDSLCFDVGANVGKKTFALLEAGMRVVAFEPQPDCIYDLKMKCMDYLSNLIDCECAVGAEVGESTLYINSVHSHSSLKRDWLNEVTVNEIKVPVITLDRAIEDYGRPDYCKIDVEGWEYEVLKGLTQPIPLLSFEYHLSQKEVGKALICLEYLTQFGDLRINLRAQGKSMFTYQDWLTLQEFLRLFPDAYRPLKGYSYGNIFVRIG; encoded by the coding sequence ATGAAAGCTATAAACACAAAGTTCACCAGACAGTTTCTTTCCACAATCGGACTGTATCAACCAATTAGAGCGATATATAGACATTTTGAGCATCGCCAAGAGGTAGCCTTCTATTCAAAGCTGTTGGAGCCAGACAGTCTTTGCTTTGATGTGGGCGCTAATGTTGGTAAGAAGACCTTTGCACTTTTGGAAGCTGGCATGAGAGTGGTAGCGTTCGAGCCACAGCCCGATTGCATATACGACCTTAAGATGAAGTGCATGGACTACCTTAGTAATCTGATCGATTGTGAGTGTGCCGTTGGTGCGGAGGTTGGAGAGTCCACGCTATACATCAACAGCGTTCATTCCCACTCCAGCCTCAAACGAGATTGGCTCAATGAAGTGACCGTAAACGAGATAAAGGTACCTGTAATAACCCTCGATCGAGCTATTGAAGACTATGGACGACCCGACTACTGCAAGATCGATGTGGAAGGTTGGGAATATGAGGTGTTGAAAGGGTTGACACAGCCAATACCCCTACTTTCCTTTGAGTACCACCTGTCGCAAAAGGAGGTTGGTAAAGCTCTTATCTGTCTCGAGTATTTAACGCAGTTTGGGGACTTGCGTATTAATCTCCGAGCGCAAGGCAAGTCTATGTTTACCTACCAAGACTGGCTGACTTTGCAAGAGTTTCTTAGGCTTTTTCCTGACGCTTATCGTCCTCTTAAGGGATATAGCTACGGAAATATTTTTGTTCGCATTGGTTGA
- a CDS encoding VapE domain-containing protein, whose product MPTLLGGYDGSFPLLDHLDQTREFNRDHQGDDASTNQQITGNKMSNRLNVSDHGDDTLGVGKVLHRSNAAQHNQFNQQGDNMLDQNGSNAAPVSIVADNGSAVKSHSHVNYSTPISGAANIPGIRTGHVKEWVEDSGVSPEITRLNLVSMSAKQARVLLNWGAPKGNDQDMLADGWWVASVNPHTGEVTDFGQYKPGKPFFFSGKKSAKYLSPSKTKTEAIYLQMPEADYWRKVLEDVSIPVVLTEGTKKSGAGLTIEIPTIALVGVWNGQQAKGAELVDNLKAFAQPGRTFIFAFDADLTVKTQVRMALEQLARLLIKRGCLVKVAQWGMSEGKGLDDLLVNAGRDRVVETIEEAVDFEVWEEEGEQISDLAQAETKQAKIWNYVSTVMSKHLGIDEFSLDFRYKGRQLCVTELQAKLSEMIGDDVPKSYLVDVLHRFAKPNPYSEVREYLKTNAAQHPDAKGYIRQLVDMMGLQKDTEKLLVFKWLVGAVARAMEPGCKFDSVLIQKSVEGLGKTHLMSILAGEEKFYEVTADPSNKDFRQLTVNFWILELGEIEATFRKSDISALKSYITQKMDAFRPPYMSKTEKFPRHFIFCGSTNSDTVITDPDGVRRWWVVEPTKKFDIDWVRQHRDLIWAEAFRHYQLGEPLYLNDVQIEAFKAHAQQYRQTKDFYEGLLETLPDLKRQPFTTENVLRATFNTHSGTKGYRARQMDIAQDLKLLGFENRLSRIGGKLNRYLHYIGSDDAPNYTLDLPF is encoded by the coding sequence ATGCCGACTTTACTGGGCGGGTACGACGGATCGTTTCCACTCTTAGACCATCTCGACCAAACGCGGGAGTTCAATCGCGACCATCAAGGAGACGATGCTTCAACCAACCAACAAATTACGGGTAATAAGATGTCGAATCGGTTAAACGTTTCAGACCACGGAGACGACACTTTAGGAGTTGGTAAAGTGCTACACCGCTCAAATGCCGCACAACACAACCAATTCAATCAACAAGGAGATAATATGTTAGACCAAAATGGCTCAAATGCCGCACCTGTCTCTATTGTAGCCGATAATGGGTCGGCAGTAAAGTCGCATTCACACGTCAATTATAGCACGCCAATATCTGGGGCGGCAAATATACCGGGTATTCGGACGGGGCATGTCAAGGAGTGGGTAGAGGATAGCGGGGTTAGTCCAGAGATTACGCGCCTGAATTTGGTGTCGATGAGCGCCAAGCAAGCTAGAGTGCTATTAAATTGGGGTGCGCCAAAGGGCAACGACCAAGACATGCTGGCTGATGGATGGTGGGTAGCGAGTGTTAATCCGCATACAGGCGAAGTTACGGATTTTGGACAATATAAGCCCGGTAAGCCCTTTTTCTTTAGCGGCAAGAAGTCGGCTAAGTACTTATCCCCTAGCAAAACGAAGACAGAGGCGATATATCTTCAGATGCCAGAAGCCGATTATTGGCGGAAGGTGTTGGAAGATGTCAGTATTCCCGTAGTCCTTACAGAAGGCACTAAAAAGTCGGGGGCAGGATTAACTATTGAAATACCGACTATTGCCCTGGTTGGTGTTTGGAATGGACAACAAGCTAAGGGCGCAGAGCTAGTCGACAATCTGAAAGCCTTTGCTCAGCCTGGTAGAACTTTCATATTTGCCTTTGATGCAGACCTAACTGTTAAGACACAGGTACGAATGGCGCTAGAACAATTGGCGCGATTGCTTATTAAACGGGGTTGTCTAGTAAAGGTCGCGCAATGGGGTATGTCTGAGGGTAAAGGACTAGACGACCTATTGGTAAATGCTGGGCGCGATCGCGTGGTAGAGACTATTGAAGAGGCAGTTGATTTTGAGGTTTGGGAAGAGGAGGGTGAGCAAATTTCTGATTTAGCCCAAGCAGAGACTAAGCAGGCTAAAATCTGGAACTATGTCTCTACTGTAATGAGCAAACACCTTGGCATTGACGAGTTTAGTCTTGATTTTCGCTATAAGGGTAGACAGCTTTGCGTTACCGAACTTCAGGCAAAATTGAGTGAGATGATTGGGGACGATGTGCCGAAAAGCTATCTTGTTGACGTGCTTCACCGCTTTGCTAAACCGAATCCATATAGTGAGGTGCGGGAGTATCTGAAGACGAATGCCGCTCAGCATCCCGATGCAAAAGGCTACATTAGACAGCTAGTGGACATGATGGGGCTACAGAAGGACACAGAAAAGCTGTTGGTGTTTAAGTGGTTAGTGGGGGCAGTTGCTAGGGCTATGGAGCCAGGTTGTAAATTTGATAGCGTATTAATCCAAAAGAGTGTAGAGGGTCTGGGTAAAACTCACTTGATGAGCATCTTGGCAGGTGAAGAGAAATTTTACGAGGTTACGGCAGACCCGTCTAATAAGGATTTTAGGCAACTGACAGTTAACTTTTGGATATTGGAGTTGGGTGAGATTGAGGCGACGTTTAGGAAATCGGATATATCGGCATTAAAGTCATATATCACCCAAAAAATGGATGCTTTTAGACCGCCATATATGAGTAAGACGGAAAAGTTTCCCAGACACTTTATCTTCTGCGGCAGTACTAATAGCGATACCGTGATCACTGACCCTGATGGTGTTAGACGATGGTGGGTAGTGGAACCGACTAAAAAGTTTGACATTGATTGGGTTAGACAGCATCGCGACCTCATCTGGGCTGAAGCTTTTCGCCATTACCAATTAGGCGAACCCCTATATCTCAACGACGTGCAAATAGAAGCTTTCAAAGCCCATGCTCAGCAGTATCGGCAAACCAAGGACTTTTATGAGGGACTGTTGGAAACACTGCCCGATCTAAAGAGGCAGCCGTTCACTACCGAAAATGTGCTTAGGGCTACTTTTAATACACACTCGGGTACTAAAGGCTATAGGGCGCGGCAGATGGATATAGCTCAGGACTTAAAATTATTGGGCTTTGAGAACCGATTAAGTCGGATAGGCGGCAAACTTAACCGCTATTTGCACTATATCGGTTCCGATGATGCACCTAACTACACCCTAGACCTGCCTTTCTAG
- a CDS encoding ribbon-helix-helix protein, CopG family, whose translation MRKRLKESEISDFLSFKLPTSTNRQLKKLAVSTNRKKSEILREALDRYLAQIGA comes from the coding sequence ATGCGAAAGCGACTCAAAGAATCGGAAATATCAGATTTTCTCAGTTTTAAATTACCCACTTCTACTAATCGCCAATTGAAGAAGTTAGCTGTTTCTACCAATAGGAAGAAATCTGAGATTCTAAGAGAGGCGCTCGATCGCTATTTGGCTCAGATAGGCGCATAA
- the ggt gene encoding gamma-glutamyltransferase yields the protein MLPKKRRKKCLRVTAASCGLIVTILGLDIAVSGNVYHPLTYAYRFISWLECQKITAPSCGGVTISNSPNPVSGKNGVVVTTQREASRVGLSILKQGGNAVDAAVAVGYALAVTDPCCGNIGGGGFMLIRFANGKNTFLNFREQAPLAARQNMYQDRQGQVVSKLSKEGYLAVAVPGTVKGLEQALSQYGTMSRSTVMAGAIALAEKGFVLQPGDVKILNSNLKQFQTRPNIAAIFLKDGKTPYQIGDRLVQKDLAQTLKLIADRGADGFYRGAIASEIVKASNKNGGILTLQDFTNYKVAQTQPLSCSYRGYEVISAPPPGGGVTLCQMLNILEGYQLKQLGWHSASSLHLMFESMLYAYGDRNTYLGDPAFVNNPTERLLSKEYAARIRHQISTTRATPPQQVYSRITSSREGTNTTHYSVVDRHGNAVSVTYTINSYFGAGVIAPRTGFFLNNEMDDFAAKPGVPNQFGLVQGKANAIAPGKRPLSSMSPTIVTKNGKAFMVTGSPGGSTIPTTVLQVLTNVIDYGMKIDKAVNTPRVHYQGLPNFVLTEPYTLNSSVFGQLWDMGYRIVPFGSWGAAESIAIDPQTGMLYGANDRRKSAGAAVAY from the coding sequence ATGTTGCCGAAAAAACGGAGAAAAAAATGCCTGCGGGTTACAGCAGCTAGTTGTGGGTTAATCGTCACCATTCTAGGGTTAGATATAGCTGTATCGGGGAATGTCTACCATCCTCTGACTTATGCTTATCGCTTCATCAGTTGGTTAGAGTGCCAGAAGATAACAGCACCGAGTTGTGGTGGAGTCACTATTTCTAACTCGCCCAACCCAGTATCGGGGAAAAACGGTGTTGTCGTCACGACACAACGCGAAGCATCTAGAGTAGGATTGTCAATCCTCAAGCAAGGTGGCAATGCTGTTGATGCAGCTGTAGCTGTCGGTTACGCGCTGGCTGTTACCGATCCTTGCTGTGGCAACATTGGCGGTGGGGGATTCATGCTAATTCGCTTTGCTAATGGCAAAAATACTTTTCTTAACTTCCGCGAACAAGCACCGTTGGCAGCACGCCAGAATATGTACCAGGATCGGCAAGGTCAAGTGGTTTCTAAGTTGAGCAAAGAGGGTTACTTAGCTGTTGCCGTACCAGGGACGGTGAAAGGGTTAGAGCAGGCATTGTCACAATATGGCACGATGAGTCGCTCTACGGTAATGGCTGGCGCGATCGCCTTAGCCGAGAAAGGCTTTGTTTTGCAGCCAGGAGATGTCAAAATCCTCAACTCGAATCTCAAGCAGTTTCAGACACGACCAAACATTGCTGCTATCTTCTTGAAGGACGGTAAGACCCCCTATCAAATCGGCGATCGCTTGGTGCAAAAAGATTTAGCTCAAACTCTCAAACTGATTGCCGATCGGGGAGCGGATGGTTTTTATCGGGGTGCGATCGCATCTGAAATTGTCAAAGCTAGCAACAAAAATGGTGGAATTCTGACGCTTCAAGATTTTACTAACTACAAAGTCGCTCAAACGCAACCCCTTTCGTGCAGCTATCGGGGATATGAGGTGATTTCTGCGCCTCCCCCTGGTGGTGGCGTGACTTTATGCCAAATGCTGAATATTCTCGAAGGTTATCAGCTCAAACAGTTAGGCTGGCACTCAGCAAGCAGTCTACATCTGATGTTTGAGTCAATGCTCTATGCTTACGGCGATCGCAATACCTACTTAGGCGATCCGGCTTTTGTCAACAATCCCACAGAACGACTGCTATCGAAAGAGTATGCGGCTAGAATTCGTCATCAGATTTCGACAACTCGTGCCACACCTCCACAGCAAGTTTACTCTCGCATCACATCCAGTCGAGAAGGAACGAATACAACTCATTACTCAGTTGTGGATCGTCATGGAAATGCCGTATCTGTGACCTACACGATTAATTCTTACTTTGGTGCTGGAGTCATTGCTCCAAGAACGGGGTTTTTCCTCAACAACGAGATGGATGATTTTGCGGCAAAACCTGGTGTCCCAAATCAGTTTGGCTTGGTACAGGGAAAAGCCAATGCGATCGCACCTGGTAAGCGCCCGCTCAGTTCCATGTCTCCTACGATTGTGACGAAGAACGGTAAAGCTTTCATGGTGACGGGTAGTCCTGGTGGTTCCACCATTCCTACTACTGTTCTCCAAGTCCTCACCAATGTTATTGATTACGGCATGAAGATCGATAAAGCTGTCAATACTCCTCGCGTTCACTATCAGGGATTGCCCAATTTTGTCTTGACCGAACCCTATACCCTGAATTCCAGTGTTTTTGGGCAATTATGGGATATGGGATACAGGATAGTTCCTTTCGGTAGTTGGGGTGCTGCCGAATCGATCGCGATCGATCCTCAAACTGGGATGCTTTACGGCGCTAACGATCGTCGTAAGAGTGCGGGAGCAGCTGTAGCATACTAA
- a CDS encoding tyrosine-type recombinase/integrase, protein MSTKNAKNTVAVEAVKGRLRLRFRVNGNQRSLAVGLHDTKENRIRASLIARQIDVDLLSGSFDHTLEKYRPTAKAPVSVANLFEQFIQARAEEVASTTLDKYKAILNQLQSHTVGSKQAQTIGVATAKAFAETIRGDLSDRVYKERLGLLAACWNWSKQPINPWKTLQQRIKVPPKRKPNPFTKNEITAIVKAFKCDRYYSHYAPFVEFLFLTGCRTGEARALRWGSIGKDAIWIGESISKGQRKGTKTNRDRYIPINDRLRSLLDGIADSMPDRLVFPSPTGLPIDEHNFANRAWRNVLAKLGIPYRRPYLTRATFISHALESGMSPISIAALTGHAVRVLYESYAGIVTKPQIPDLF, encoded by the coding sequence ATGAGTACGAAAAATGCAAAGAATACTGTTGCTGTTGAAGCGGTAAAAGGTAGGCTGCGTCTGCGTTTCAGGGTTAATGGCAACCAGAGATCGCTAGCAGTCGGTTTACACGATACCAAAGAAAACCGCATTAGAGCTTCACTAATAGCGCGCCAAATTGATGTGGATCTGCTAAGTGGGAGCTTTGACCATACGCTTGAGAAGTACCGTCCTACGGCTAAAGCACCCGTTAGCGTTGCAAACCTATTTGAGCAATTCATCCAAGCTAGGGCAGAAGAGGTAGCTAGCACTACACTAGACAAGTATAAAGCCATATTGAATCAACTCCAGTCACATACTGTAGGCAGCAAGCAAGCACAAACAATTGGTGTCGCTACTGCTAAAGCGTTCGCTGAAACCATCAGGGGTGATTTGTCCGATCGCGTGTATAAGGAAAGGTTGGGTCTACTAGCAGCTTGCTGGAATTGGAGCAAACAGCCCATCAATCCCTGGAAGACTCTGCAACAACGAATCAAAGTACCGCCCAAACGCAAACCAAACCCTTTCACCAAGAATGAAATCACAGCAATCGTCAAAGCTTTCAAGTGTGACAGGTACTACAGCCACTATGCGCCATTCGTGGAATTCTTGTTCTTGACCGGGTGCCGTACTGGTGAGGCTAGAGCATTGAGGTGGGGCAGCATTGGCAAGGATGCTATCTGGATAGGAGAGTCTATCAGCAAGGGACAGAGAAAGGGCACCAAGACCAATCGCGATCGCTATATCCCTATCAATGACAGGCTGCGAAGTTTGCTAGATGGGATCGCTGACTCAATGCCCGATCGCCTTGTCTTCCCTTCTCCTACTGGCTTACCAATCGACGAACACAACTTCGCTAACAGGGCTTGGAGGAACGTGCTAGCCAAGCTTGGTATACCCTATCGTAGACCATACCTAACAAGAGCTACCTTCATTAGCCATGCTCTAGAGTCCGGCATGAGTCCTATATCAATCGCTGCCTTGACTGGTCACGCTGTCAGAGTGCTGTATGAATCCTATGCCGGCATAGTAACTAAACCCCAAATACCGGATTTGTTTTAG